The following proteins are co-located in the Labrys monachus genome:
- the eno gene encoding phosphopyruvate hydratase, whose product MTDPVILTVHARRIWDSRGRPTVEAEVLLSDGTLARGIAPAGASRGSREAVDRRDGGPRLGGFDVQDALASVRDEIAPMLAGRDPFDQAAIDFALVALDGTPNKRRLGGNTTVAVSLAVLHAAAASRGLALWRYLAEDEPVTIPLPEIQIFGGGVHAGRRTDIQDFMVMAPKAGSFAEALEITAEVYRAAGAIMAERGLLQGVADEGGWWPAFSSNEQALDTLVMAIERAGYVPRDDVAISLDVAASEFGRDGRYRLGLEGREFDRDAMADYLLGWCERYPILSIEDPFSEDDAEGLKRFTAAVGDSIQVIGDDFLVTNAALVEQAAAEQTVNAVLVKVNQAGTVTEAKAACEAGRRAGFGTIVSARSGETEDVAIAHLAVGWNAGQLKVGSFARSERMAKWNEVLRIEEALGAKARFAGLDAMPFRRRPAA is encoded by the coding sequence ATGACCGATCCCGTCATCCTGACCGTCCACGCCCGGCGCATCTGGGATTCGCGCGGCCGCCCCACCGTCGAGGCGGAGGTGCTGCTCAGCGACGGCACGCTGGCGCGCGGCATCGCACCGGCCGGCGCCTCGCGCGGCAGCCGCGAGGCCGTCGACCGGCGCGACGGCGGCCCGCGCCTCGGCGGCTTCGACGTGCAGGACGCGCTTGCCAGCGTGCGCGACGAGATCGCGCCGATGCTCGCCGGCCGCGATCCCTTCGACCAGGCCGCCATCGATTTCGCGCTGGTGGCGCTCGACGGCACGCCCAACAAGCGGCGTCTCGGCGGCAACACTACCGTCGCCGTGTCGCTGGCGGTGCTCCACGCCGCGGCGGCGAGCCGGGGACTGGCGCTGTGGCGCTATCTGGCGGAGGACGAGCCGGTGACGATTCCGCTGCCGGAGATCCAGATCTTCGGCGGCGGCGTCCATGCCGGCCGACGCACCGATATCCAGGATTTCATGGTGATGGCGCCGAAGGCCGGCAGCTTCGCCGAAGCGCTGGAGATCACCGCCGAGGTCTATCGCGCCGCCGGCGCCATCATGGCCGAGCGCGGCCTGCTGCAGGGCGTCGCCGACGAGGGCGGCTGGTGGCCCGCCTTCTCCTCCAACGAGCAGGCCCTCGACACGCTGGTGATGGCCATCGAGCGCGCCGGCTACGTACCGCGGGACGACGTCGCCATCTCGCTCGACGTCGCGGCCTCCGAATTCGGGCGGGACGGGCGCTACCGGCTCGGCCTGGAGGGACGCGAGTTCGATCGCGATGCGATGGCCGACTACCTGCTCGGCTGGTGTGAGCGCTATCCCATCCTGTCGATCGAGGACCCTTTCTCGGAGGACGACGCGGAGGGGCTCAAGCGCTTCACGGCGGCGGTGGGCGACAGCATCCAGGTGATCGGCGACGATTTCCTGGTCACCAATGCCGCGCTGGTCGAGCAGGCGGCGGCGGAACAGACGGTCAATGCCGTGCTGGTCAAGGTCAATCAGGCCGGCACCGTGACGGAGGCGAAGGCGGCCTGCGAGGCGGGGCGCCGCGCCGGCTTCGGCACCATCGTGTCGGCCCGCTCGGGCGAGACGGAGGACGTCGCCATCGCCCATCTCGCCGTCGGCTGGAATGCCGGCCAGCTCAAGGTCGGCTCCTTCGCCCGTTCCGAGCGCATGGCTAAATGGAACGAGGTGCTGCGCATCGAGGAGGCCCTGGGCGCCAAGGCCCGCTTCGCCGGGCTGGACGCGATGCCCTTCCGCCGTCGGCCGGCGGCCTGA
- a CDS encoding phosphotransferase family protein gives MPDDALTDALCRMGLVNPGETVRFVPLTGGVSSDILLVETPGRRFCVKRALARLKVSAVWEAPVGRNAAEAAWMREVGAWLPHAVPQVLGEDAGLGLFAMSFLPPEDNPVWKAELLAGRADAAFAAAVGRDLGLIHARSAADPSIAVRFANEATFEAIRIEPYLRATGRAHPDLAARFEALAAVTLASRHALVHGDVSPKNILVGSIPVGGQGPVFLDAECACHGDPAFDLAFCLNHLLLKGARAGMRRDLYFDAFSVLADAYRRQIDWEAPLALEARAAALLPALFLARVDGKSPVEYLTAEAEREAVRRFARPRIAKPPSRLIDIATAWMHPT, from the coding sequence ATGCCGGATGATGCACTGACCGATGCGCTATGCCGGATGGGGCTGGTGAACCCCGGCGAGACTGTGCGGTTCGTGCCGCTGACCGGCGGCGTCTCCTCCGACATCCTCCTCGTCGAAACGCCCGGCCGGCGCTTCTGCGTCAAGCGCGCCCTGGCCCGTCTCAAGGTCAGCGCCGTCTGGGAGGCGCCGGTCGGGCGCAATGCCGCGGAGGCGGCGTGGATGCGCGAGGTCGGGGCCTGGCTGCCCCATGCGGTGCCGCAGGTCCTGGGCGAGGATGCCGGCCTCGGCCTCTTCGCCATGAGCTTCCTGCCGCCGGAGGACAATCCGGTGTGGAAGGCCGAACTGCTGGCGGGGCGGGCCGATGCGGCATTCGCGGCCGCCGTCGGCCGGGATCTCGGCCTCATCCACGCCCGCAGTGCCGCCGATCCCTCCATCGCCGTCCGCTTCGCCAACGAGGCGACCTTCGAGGCGATCCGCATCGAGCCCTATCTGCGCGCGACGGGGCGGGCCCATCCGGATCTCGCCGCGCGCTTCGAGGCGCTGGCGGCGGTGACGCTCGCCAGCCGGCATGCGCTGGTGCATGGCGACGTCAGTCCCAAGAACATCCTGGTCGGCAGCATCCCGGTCGGCGGGCAGGGGCCGGTCTTCCTCGATGCCGAATGCGCCTGCCATGGCGACCCGGCCTTCGACCTCGCCTTCTGCCTCAACCATCTCCTGCTCAAGGGCGCGCGGGCCGGCATGCGCCGCGACCTCTATTTCGACGCCTTCTCGGTGCTGGCGGACGCCTATCGCCGGCAGATCGACTGGGAGGCGCCGCTGGCGCTGGAGGCGCGCGCGGCGGCCTTGCTCCCCGCCCTCTTCCTCGCCCGCGTCGACGGCAAGTCGCCGGTCGAATATCTCACCGCCGAGGCCGAGCGCGAGGCGGTGCGCCGTTTCGCACGGCCGCGCATCGCCAAGCCGCCCTCGCGCCTGATCGACATCGCCACAGCCTGGATGCACCCGACATGA
- a CDS encoding AGE family epimerase/isomerase has product MTSFASVAGPRWVTLTSHRAWLLQQADNLFSFFEKRSVNPLGGFYDLDTEGRPQPPGIPPGSKPGRQLHATTRMVHCFAMAQLMGRPGADVLIDHGMDFLWNGHRDAVNGGYFWGVGYDGPTDDTKQAYGHAFVLLAASSAKVAGHPDADRLLADISTVLWERFWEEEHGAVAEEFTRDWKPYDQYRGQNSNMHLTESLMAAFEATGDGTYLRKAERIADLIVRRHAAQNGWRLAEHFTVDWQLNKDYAGSPVFRPAGTTPGHWLEWARLLLQLWELGGRKLEWLPDASRNLFRQAVAEGWDAGKGGFYYTLEWDGSPRIRGRYWWPCCEGIGAAAFLNAVDGDAFYEEWYRSIWNFSAAHLIDRVNGGWFPQLDDELEPNTGPFYGKIDIYHALQACLIPLLPTTGSITRGLLTTGIKL; this is encoded by the coding sequence ATGACGTCTTTCGCCTCCGTCGCCGGCCCGAGATGGGTGACGCTCACGAGCCATCGGGCCTGGCTGCTGCAGCAGGCCGACAACCTCTTCTCCTTCTTCGAAAAGCGCAGCGTCAATCCGCTCGGGGGCTTCTACGATCTCGACACCGAGGGCAGGCCGCAGCCGCCCGGCATTCCGCCGGGCAGCAAGCCCGGCCGCCAGCTTCATGCCACCACGCGCATGGTGCATTGCTTCGCCATGGCGCAGCTCATGGGCCGTCCGGGCGCCGACGTCCTCATCGACCACGGCATGGACTTCCTGTGGAACGGCCACCGGGATGCGGTGAACGGCGGCTATTTCTGGGGCGTCGGCTATGACGGGCCGACCGACGACACCAAGCAGGCCTATGGCCACGCCTTCGTGCTGCTGGCCGCCTCCAGCGCCAAGGTCGCCGGCCATCCCGACGCCGACCGCTTGCTCGCCGATATCTCGACCGTCCTGTGGGAGCGCTTCTGGGAGGAAGAGCACGGCGCCGTCGCCGAGGAGTTCACGCGCGACTGGAAGCCCTACGACCAGTATCGCGGCCAGAATTCCAACATGCATCTGACCGAATCGCTGATGGCCGCCTTCGAGGCGACCGGCGACGGCACCTATCTGCGCAAGGCCGAGCGCATCGCGGACCTGATCGTCCGCCGCCACGCGGCGCAGAACGGCTGGCGGCTCGCCGAGCATTTCACGGTCGATTGGCAGCTGAACAAGGATTATGCCGGCAGCCCGGTGTTCCGCCCCGCCGGCACGACGCCGGGCCACTGGCTCGAATGGGCACGCCTGCTGCTGCAGCTGTGGGAACTCGGCGGCCGCAAGCTCGAATGGCTGCCGGACGCCTCGCGGAACCTCTTCCGCCAGGCCGTCGCCGAGGGATGGGACGCCGGGAAGGGCGGCTTCTACTACACCCTCGAATGGGACGGTTCCCCGCGCATCCGCGGCCGCTATTGGTGGCCGTGCTGCGAGGGCATCGGCGCCGCCGCCTTTCTCAACGCCGTCGATGGCGATGCCTTCTACGAGGAATGGTACCGCAGCATCTGGAATTTCAGCGCTGCCCACCTGATCGACCGGGTGAACGGTGGCTGGTTTCCCCAGCTCGATGACGAGCTCGAGCCGAACACCGGCCCCTTCTACGGCAAGATCGACATCTACCACGCCTTGCAGGCCTGCCTCATTCCGCTGCTGCCCACCACCGGCAGCATCACCCGCGGGTTGCTGACGACGGGAATCAAGCTGTAG
- a CDS encoding ABC transporter substrate-binding protein yields the protein MLFQGIAVTALAAGLGVSAARADTYALVTINQQALFFNQINDGAKAATDAAGDKLVIFNANNVPSAQNDAVENYITQKVDGIVLVAIDVNGVKSAITAAKKAGIPVIAVDAQIPDGDNAAFVGVDNAAAGEDIGKFFAGYVKDKMGGSAKVGIVGALNSFIQNQRLDGFKKTAAGAGVTFLDTVDGQNVQDVALTASENLMTANPSMNAIYATGEPQLIGAVSAVDTAGKKDSVKVFGWDLTAQAIKGIDEGWVTAVVQQDPYTEGKTAIETLAKLKKGEKVPAVIHVPVTIVTKDNVDKFRSMFK from the coding sequence ATGCTCTTCCAGGGCATCGCCGTCACCGCCCTGGCGGCCGGCCTCGGCGTCTCCGCGGCCCGGGCCGACACTTACGCCCTGGTCACGATCAACCAGCAGGCGCTGTTCTTCAACCAGATCAATGACGGGGCGAAGGCGGCCACGGACGCGGCCGGCGACAAGCTCGTGATCTTCAACGCCAACAATGTGCCGAGCGCCCAGAACGACGCCGTCGAGAATTACATCACCCAGAAGGTCGACGGCATCGTGCTCGTCGCCATCGACGTCAACGGCGTCAAATCGGCGATCACCGCCGCCAAGAAGGCCGGCATCCCGGTCATCGCCGTCGACGCGCAGATTCCCGACGGCGACAATGCCGCCTTCGTCGGTGTCGACAATGCGGCGGCCGGCGAGGACATCGGCAAGTTCTTTGCCGGCTATGTGAAGGACAAGATGGGCGGCTCGGCCAAGGTCGGCATCGTCGGCGCGCTCAACTCCTTCATCCAGAACCAGCGTCTCGACGGCTTCAAGAAGACGGCCGCCGGCGCCGGCGTCACTTTCCTCGACACCGTCGACGGCCAGAACGTCCAGGACGTCGCCCTCACGGCATCCGAGAACCTGATGACCGCCAATCCGAGCATGAACGCCATCTATGCGACGGGCGAGCCCCAGCTGATCGGCGCCGTCTCGGCGGTGGATACAGCCGGCAAGAAGGACAGCGTCAAGGTCTTCGGATGGGACCTGACGGCCCAGGCGATCAAGGGCATCGACGAGGGCTGGGTCACCGCCGTGGTCCAGCAGGATCCCTATACCGAGGGGAAGACCGCCATCGAGACGCTCGCCAAGCTCAAGAAGGGCGAGAAGGTGCCGGCAGTGATCCACGTGCCGGTGACGATCGTCACCAAGGACAATGTCGACAAGTTCCGGAGCATGTTCAAGTAA
- a CDS encoding phosphotriesterase family protein has translation MTVLGPMPVGEMGTTLMHEHILLDASNWWQCPCHASELAIAQQPVNIEIIGELRMNPFMNRDNCFLLDVDLAMNELGRFAELGGNTVVDPTNLGIGRDPQALQRISRRTRLNIVMGTGFYLEASHPDWFGTMDVDDVAAFIVHDVGGAAEKPEVAAGIIGEIGVSKDFTPGEQKSLRGAARASRITGVPLSIHLPGWERLAHRVLDIVEEEGADLRHTVLCHMNPSHDDPDYQKGLADRGAFLEYDMIGMDYYYADQKAQSPSDEENARAIRSLVEAGYGERLLLSQDVFLKMMLTRFGGFGYGYILRHFVPRLMRHGLDRATIDLLMKENPRRVFSSLP, from the coding sequence ATGACCGTGCTGGGACCGATGCCGGTCGGGGAGATGGGTACGACGCTGATGCACGAGCACATCCTGCTCGATGCCTCGAACTGGTGGCAATGCCCGTGCCATGCGTCGGAACTGGCGATCGCCCAGCAGCCGGTCAACATCGAGATCATCGGCGAGTTGCGCATGAACCCGTTCATGAATCGCGACAATTGCTTCCTGCTCGACGTCGACCTGGCGATGAATGAGCTCGGGCGCTTCGCGGAGCTCGGCGGCAACACCGTGGTCGACCCCACCAATCTCGGCATCGGGCGCGACCCGCAGGCGCTGCAGCGCATCTCGCGCCGCACCCGCCTCAACATCGTGATGGGCACCGGCTTCTATCTGGAGGCCTCCCATCCCGACTGGTTCGGGACGATGGATGTCGACGATGTCGCCGCCTTCATCGTGCATGATGTCGGCGGCGCCGCCGAAAAGCCCGAGGTGGCCGCCGGCATCATCGGCGAGATCGGCGTCAGCAAGGATTTCACGCCCGGCGAGCAGAAGTCGCTGCGCGGCGCCGCCCGCGCCTCCCGCATCACCGGCGTGCCGCTTTCGATCCACCTGCCGGGATGGGAACGGCTCGCCCATCGCGTGCTCGACATCGTCGAGGAGGAGGGCGCGGATCTCCGCCACACCGTGCTGTGCCACATGAATCCGAGCCATGACGACCCCGATTACCAGAAGGGCCTCGCCGACCGCGGCGCCTTCCTGGAATACGACATGATCGGCATGGACTATTACTACGCCGACCAGAAGGCCCAGTCCCCGTCCGACGAGGAGAATGCCCGCGCGATCCGCAGCCTGGTCGAGGCCGGCTATGGCGAGCGCCTGCTGCTTTCGCAGGACGTCTTCCTCAAGATGATGCTGACCCGGTTCGGCGGCTTCGGCTATGGCTATATCCTTCGCCATTTCGTGCCGCGGCTGATGCGCCACGGGCTCGATCGGGCGACGATCGATCTTCTGATGAAGGAGAACCCGCGCCGGGTCTTCTCCTCATTGCCGTGA
- a CDS encoding ATP-binding cassette domain-containing protein: MAEQPLRVRMRGISKRYGTVQTLDGVSFDLRPGEVLGLVGDNGAGKSTLSKVLSGAVIPDEGTIEIDGQAVSFQSPADARRHHVEMVYQDLSLCDTIDVAGNLFLGREPRRRLAGLPFLDKKRMLHDARQMLDSLGIAIPDIGVKVENLSGGQRQSIAIGRAVSFGPRVLIMDEPTAALAVAEVEAVLDLIRKVSAQGVGVVLITHRLQDLFLVCDRIQVMYEGRSVAERRIGDTNIEEVVDLIVGRKFSARSARHHSPSEARPS, encoded by the coding sequence ATGGCAGAACAGCCTCTCCGCGTGCGCATGCGCGGCATTTCGAAACGCTACGGCACGGTGCAGACGCTCGACGGCGTGTCGTTCGATCTCAGGCCCGGCGAGGTGCTCGGCCTCGTCGGCGACAACGGCGCCGGCAAGTCGACCCTCAGCAAGGTATTGTCGGGCGCCGTCATCCCCGACGAGGGCACCATCGAGATCGACGGGCAGGCCGTCTCGTTCCAGTCGCCGGCCGATGCCCGCCGGCACCATGTCGAGATGGTCTATCAGGACCTGTCGCTCTGCGACACCATCGACGTCGCCGGCAACCTCTTCCTCGGCCGCGAGCCGCGCCGGCGCCTCGCCGGCCTGCCCTTCCTCGACAAGAAGCGCATGCTGCACGACGCGCGGCAGATGCTGGACAGCCTCGGCATCGCCATCCCCGATATCGGCGTCAAGGTAGAGAACCTCTCCGGCGGCCAGCGCCAGAGCATCGCCATCGGCCGCGCCGTGTCCTTCGGTCCGCGCGTGCTGATCATGGACGAGCCGACGGCGGCGCTCGCGGTCGCCGAGGTCGAGGCGGTGCTGGACCTCATCCGCAAGGTCAGTGCCCAGGGCGTCGGCGTGGTGCTGATCACCCACCGCCTGCAGGATCTCTTCCTGGTCTGCGACCGCATCCAGGTGATGTATGAGGGCCGCTCCGTCGCCGAGCGCCGGATCGGCGACACCAATATCGAGGAGGTCGTCGACCTCATCGTCGGGCGCAAGTTCAGCGCGCGGTCCGCCCGGCACCATTCGCCCAGCGAAGCGAGGCCCTCATGA
- a CDS encoding ABC transporter permease yields MNAPANSPPTTAPLSGRLRRQTVKERFLANGGVGSIAIFFLAVVLLFSLTTDEFLSIGNILNIVRQSAPLLIVAAAMTLVITTGGIDLSVGSILALVSAVSATLLQWHLPWPLVIVLMLAGGGLVGALQGFFVAYEGIPAFIVTLAGLGIISGLANLITGGYSIPIAPSMFSEIGRGWLLGVPFPAWIAVIVLILAYVLFNETPFGRYVTGIGANAEAVRRAGVDTRWTGLFVYVLSGAMAALAGIVLTARLGSGSSNAGQGFELQVIAAVVLGGTSLFGGRGSVIGTVLGALTVAVIGNGLILAHLSPFLTPIVTGAIILVAIWMNFRIFSGSIRSR; encoded by the coding sequence ATGAACGCCCCGGCGAACAGCCCCCCGACGACCGCACCCCTGTCCGGGCGGCTCCGGCGGCAGACGGTGAAGGAGCGCTTCCTCGCCAATGGCGGGGTGGGGTCGATCGCCATCTTCTTCCTCGCCGTGGTCCTGCTCTTCTCGCTCACGACGGACGAATTCCTTTCCATCGGGAACATCCTCAACATCGTGCGCCAGTCCGCGCCGCTGCTGATCGTCGCGGCCGCCATGACGCTGGTGATCACCACCGGCGGCATCGACCTGTCGGTGGGCTCCATCCTCGCGCTGGTGAGCGCGGTCTCGGCCACGCTGCTGCAATGGCACCTGCCCTGGCCGCTGGTCATCGTGCTGATGCTGGCGGGCGGCGGTCTGGTCGGCGCGCTGCAGGGCTTTTTCGTCGCCTATGAGGGCATTCCCGCCTTCATCGTCACTCTGGCGGGGCTGGGCATCATCAGCGGCCTCGCCAACCTGATCACCGGCGGCTACTCCATTCCCATCGCCCCCTCGATGTTCTCCGAGATCGGCCGCGGCTGGCTGCTCGGCGTGCCCTTCCCCGCCTGGATCGCCGTCATCGTCCTCATCCTCGCTTACGTCCTGTTCAACGAGACGCCGTTCGGCCGTTACGTCACCGGCATCGGGGCCAATGCCGAGGCGGTGCGGCGGGCCGGCGTCGACACGCGCTGGACCGGCCTCTTCGTCTATGTCCTCTCGGGCGCCATGGCGGCGCTGGCCGGCATCGTGCTCACCGCGCGCCTCGGCAGCGGCTCGTCGAATGCGGGCCAGGGCTTCGAGCTGCAGGTGATCGCGGCCGTGGTGCTCGGCGGCACCAGCCTGTTCGGCGGACGCGGCAGCGTCATCGGCACCGTGCTCGGCGCGCTGACCGTCGCCGTGATCGGCAACGGCCTCATCCTCGCGCATCTCTCGCCGTTCCTGACCCCGATCGTCACCGGCGCCATCATCCTGGTGGCGATCTGGATGAATTTCAGGATCTTCAGCGGCTCGATCCGCTCGCGCTAA
- a CDS encoding ATP-binding cassette domain-containing protein translates to MAIDTQPLLEVRSVSKRFGGVSALDGVSMALNAGEVVALAGDNGAGKSTLIKTISGVYQADAGEIRLKGEAVHFATPEAARGHGIETIYQDLALADNLSIGANIFLGREPMRRAFGFLPVLDRRSMAKAAQETMALLDFHVTRLDSPVGNFSGGQRQAVAIGRAVYWNAQVLIMDEPTAALGVPEQRKVVSLIKTLKAQGRGIIFISHNLQDIFAVSDRIIVLRRGTLAGERRIADTNHDEIVKLMVGG, encoded by the coding sequence ATGGCCATCGACACGCAGCCCCTCCTCGAAGTCCGTTCGGTCTCCAAGCGCTTCGGCGGCGTCTCGGCGCTGGACGGCGTCTCGATGGCGCTCAACGCCGGCGAGGTCGTCGCCCTCGCCGGCGACAACGGCGCCGGCAAGTCGACCCTGATCAAGACGATCTCCGGCGTCTACCAGGCCGACGCCGGCGAAATCCGGCTCAAGGGCGAGGCTGTGCACTTCGCCACGCCCGAGGCGGCGCGCGGCCACGGCATCGAGACGATCTACCAGGACCTCGCCCTCGCCGACAATCTGTCGATCGGCGCCAACATCTTCCTTGGCCGCGAGCCGATGCGGCGCGCCTTCGGCTTCCTGCCGGTGCTCGACCGCCGCAGCATGGCCAAGGCCGCGCAGGAAACCATGGCGCTGCTCGACTTCCACGTCACGCGGCTGGACTCGCCGGTCGGCAATTTCTCGGGCGGCCAGCGCCAGGCCGTGGCGATCGGCCGGGCGGTGTACTGGAACGCCCAGGTCCTGATCATGGACGAGCCGACGGCGGCCCTCGGCGTCCCCGAGCAGCGCAAGGTGGTCTCGCTGATCAAGACGCTCAAGGCGCAGGGGCGCGGCATCATCTTCATCTCGCACAACCTGCAGGACATTTTCGCGGTTTCCGACCGCATCATCGTCCTGCGCCGCGGCACGCTGGCCGGCGAACGGCGCATCGCCGACACCAATCATGACGAGATCGTCAAGCTGATGGTCGGCGGGTAA
- a CDS encoding glutamine amidotransferase, with translation MKKKVLLAGESWVSTATHIKGFDQFPTVTYHTGADELLAALAGGPYDVTFMPAHEAQRGFPQTLEALRAYDAVILSDIGSNTLLLHPDTWIHSKPTPNRLKLLRDYVREGGGLMMFGGYYSFQGINGGARYRRTPVEEVLPVSCLPVDDRVEVPEGFKPQVTGRPDHPILQGLGTDWPVLLGFNEVELKPGAEVLATATADYGTLPLLVTGSYGQGRTLAWTSDIGPHWLPPAFCAWEGFARIWTQAIAWTVRDI, from the coding sequence ATGAAGAAGAAAGTGCTGCTCGCCGGCGAGTCCTGGGTCTCGACCGCCACCCACATCAAGGGCTTCGACCAGTTTCCGACCGTGACCTACCATACCGGCGCCGACGAACTGCTCGCCGCGCTGGCCGGCGGTCCCTATGACGTCACCTTCATGCCGGCCCATGAGGCGCAGCGCGGCTTTCCGCAGACGCTGGAGGCGCTGCGCGCCTATGATGCGGTGATCCTGTCCGATATCGGCTCCAACACGCTGCTCCTGCATCCGGACACCTGGATCCACAGCAAGCCGACACCCAACCGGCTGAAACTGCTGCGCGACTATGTGAGGGAAGGCGGCGGCCTGATGATGTTCGGCGGCTATTACAGCTTCCAGGGCATCAATGGCGGCGCCCGCTACCGCCGCACGCCGGTCGAGGAGGTCCTGCCCGTCTCCTGCCTGCCGGTCGACGATCGCGTCGAGGTGCCGGAAGGCTTCAAGCCCCAGGTGACCGGCCGCCCCGACCACCCGATCCTGCAGGGCCTCGGCACCGACTGGCCCGTGCTGCTCGGCTTCAACGAGGTCGAGCTCAAGCCCGGCGCGGAAGTGCTGGCGACAGCCACCGCGGACTATGGCACGCTGCCGCTGCTGGTCACCGGCAGCTACGGCCAGGGGCGGACCCTGGCCTGGACCTCGGATATCGGCCCGCATTGGCTGCCGCCGGCCTTCTGCGCCTGGGAAGGCTTCGCGCGCATCTGGACCCAGGCGATCGCCTGGACCGTCCGCGACATCTGA
- a CDS encoding ABC transporter permease subunit: MSSAQSTLDQPVQPAASSSRVWLTRIADLRAWLFLALLLIFFETWARYQYGVSFLFSVYNLQSVTIFAVAPLLLALGSTFVIISGGIDLSIGFIMGLSAVVCAHAINMIGGYVPPFPAMLLGVIVGVAVAIIPGLVNGLLISKLRVPPFIGTLGMYGVARGAAFLLAGGTTVPVSNSWFSALGNGRILGVPTVVVITVLFLILMHYVLSQTRFGQHTYAIGASEQAALRAGINVSRHTRRLYILSAICAGIGGVLYAARFTAGAAQAGEPLLLDSIAAVVIGGASLFGGSGSIFGTVAGSLVIAVIQYGLVFIDVEPFWQFVSVGVVIIISVLVDQTQRRIGGRH, from the coding sequence ATGTCGTCAGCCCAATCAACCCTGGACCAGCCTGTGCAGCCCGCAGCGTCCTCCTCCCGTGTCTGGCTCACCCGCATCGCGGATCTGCGAGCCTGGCTGTTCCTCGCTTTGCTTCTGATCTTCTTCGAGACCTGGGCGCGCTACCAATATGGCGTCAGCTTCCTGTTCTCGGTCTATAATCTGCAATCGGTCACCATCTTCGCCGTGGCGCCTCTGCTGCTGGCGCTGGGGTCGACCTTCGTCATCATCTCGGGCGGCATCGACCTCTCGATCGGCTTCATCATGGGCCTTTCCGCCGTGGTCTGCGCCCATGCCATCAACATGATCGGCGGCTATGTCCCGCCCTTTCCGGCAATGCTCCTCGGCGTGATCGTCGGCGTCGCCGTCGCCATCATTCCCGGCCTCGTCAACGGCCTGCTGATTTCCAAGCTGCGCGTGCCGCCCTTCATCGGCACCCTCGGCATGTATGGCGTCGCCCGCGGGGCGGCGTTCCTGCTGGCCGGCGGCACCACAGTTCCCGTCTCCAACAGCTGGTTTTCCGCGCTCGGCAACGGCCGCATCCTCGGCGTGCCTACCGTCGTCGTCATCACCGTGCTGTTCCTCATCCTGATGCATTACGTGCTGTCGCAGACCCGCTTCGGCCAGCACACCTATGCCATCGGCGCCAGCGAGCAGGCCGCGTTGCGGGCGGGCATCAATGTCAGCCGCCACACGAGGAGGCTCTACATCCTGTCCGCGATCTGCGCCGGCATCGGCGGCGTGCTCTATGCCGCCCGCTTCACCGCCGGGGCGGCGCAGGCCGGCGAGCCCCTGCTGCTCGATTCCATCGCCGCGGTCGTCATCGGCGGCGCCAGCCTGTTCGGCGGCTCGGGATCGATCTTCGGCACCGTCGCAGGCTCCCTCGTCATCGCCGTCATCCAGTACGGCCTCGTCTTCATCGATGTCGAACCGTTCTGGCAATTCGTCTCCGTCGGCGTCGTCATCATCATCTCGGTGCTCGTCGACCAGACGCAGCGCCGCATCGGAGGACGGCACTGA
- a CDS encoding helix-turn-helix domain-containing protein yields the protein MKPRSAAKDTAERAAPPGSDEQMASMRLSSRLRLARQIRGMTLKGVADAAGCSESLLSKIENGKATPSLPMLHRLVQALETNIGWMFEESDGDEGIVFRRGARPLITLDPLRQGEGISLERVIPYSNGHLLQCNIHHIEVGGESAGPIQHVGEEVGYILEGDVELTVASSTFRLCAGDSFVFRSELPHHYRNAGARPASIFWVNTPPTF from the coding sequence ATGAAACCACGATCAGCGGCCAAGGACACGGCGGAGCGGGCCGCCCCGCCCGGGTCCGACGAGCAGATGGCGTCGATGCGGCTGAGTTCGCGCCTGCGTCTCGCCCGCCAGATCCGGGGCATGACGCTGAAGGGCGTGGCCGACGCCGCCGGTTGTTCGGAAAGCCTGCTGTCGAAGATCGAGAACGGCAAGGCGACGCCCTCCCTGCCGATGCTGCACCGCCTCGTCCAGGCGCTGGAGACCAATATCGGCTGGATGTTCGAGGAAAGCGACGGCGATGAAGGCATCGTCTTTCGCCGCGGCGCGCGGCCGCTGATCACCCTCGATCCGCTCCGCCAGGGCGAGGGCATCAGCCTCGAGCGGGTCATCCCCTATTCGAACGGGCACCTCCTCCAGTGCAACATCCACCATATCGAGGTCGGCGGGGAAAGCGCCGGGCCGATCCAGCATGTGGGCGAGGAGGTCGGCTATATCCTCGAGGGCGACGTCGAACTCACCGTCGCCAGTTCGACCTTCCGCCTCTGCGCCGGCGATTCCTTCGTCTTCCGCTCCGAACTGCCGCATCACTACCGCAATGCAGGCGCGCGCCCCGCCAGCATCTTCTGGGTGAACACGCCGCCCACTTTTTGA